Sequence from the Cucumis sativus cultivar 9930 chromosome 1, Cucumber_9930_V3, whole genome shotgun sequence genome:
AGAGGAATTTCAGAGTCTACGGTTTGGTTATCCGCGGTGGCGGCGCAGGAGCTATTGATCTGATCGGCGGTGACTTCCAATTGAAAGTCATCTCCTATAGACGCCGCAAGAATGAGCTGGCGTTCAACAACAACCTCCACTGtctcaccttcatcttcttcttttgatcCACCGGCCTTATTTTTGCTTTCAGGGTTATTAACTGTGGAATGATCACAACCACATTCTGGGTCGtcctttttatttgattcCTTGGCCGTAATCGAACTCGAAATCTCAATTTGTTTTGTAGGATTCATTCTCCCTCTTCTACTTCTACTTCTCAAATCAGATGgcaaaaggaagagaaatgaaaaaactttAGGTGAGTTTGAGGTTGAGGAAGTTCAAATATTCTTCTATTTAGTGTCCTATAAAAAGAGctaaggaaaaaagaaagcattaaaactaaaataaataaataaattattcgaCCACCCCACAACGATGGAgctagatattttttttcttggataTAGATGTACGTATGAGAGAAAATTTTAGGTTCCTTTTTGTAAATTGGGATGTTTGAATATGAATACTAATTCCACTACCTTGGATATCTTgttcaagaaaaacaatttacaaaattaaaccgTGTAGAATTGATATTActctaaaaaaattctatagGTTAGTTGGTAAGTAAATAATGATGTATAACCTTTAGTGAcagtttaaaaaaacaactgTGATTTTGATGAACCTTACTATATAAAGTGCTTCTAaagttaacttttttttttcatcagtGATTATGATAAGGAGTCATTCAAAATATCGATAGATTTGGGcacaacatatatattttagatatacaCCGACTAATATTCATAAAATCACTGCCGAAGCTTATTAATCTTTaggttcttttttaataacaagTAACATCAACGATAGAGATCCATACAAGCAATAAGATATTGCAATTAAGTTGACACATCCAACAAAATTGTGTTACGTACCCCAATTCTCCTATTACTATGTGATAACTTTTTGTATACACTTCAAAGATAACGTTACATTggattggagaagaaaaacgGGAGGAAAGGAATTGAATGGTGGGACAATAACATGAGAAAAGGAATAGcttttatagtaaaatatcCAACAACTAATGGCAGACAAAACCCACGAGAATCTCAAAGGCAATGAAAATCCATCAATCACACATTCATCAAATTAaagcattattattttattttaaaaaaatatatgttgatCAGTAGCTATACCCACCCGAACATCTCCACTAGATAAACATTCccttagcaccctcatcatgAATAAGAGTTTAGTACAGGAAGcaggagaaaacaaaaagagttaGAGAGAAGCCCCTAGAACCCAATTAGATAAagacatttaaatttaaagcaaTAGAGGAGGCTGAATAATTTCTAAACAGTGAAGATCGGCTTGTCCAAAGGCCGGTTGTGGCCTGTATATCTTTCCACACTCAAATAATTCTTggacaaataattcaattttttattttattttatctttttatgtGTTATGTTTAACCTTGTTCTTCATTGTCTCACACGCtataatgtattttttgttgCTTACATTTAAggatttgttttatttgttttttttccttgtgcATGTCAAAGACTACTACAAGTGTGTGTCAATCTGAAGCTATTGTGAAATAAAAGAACTTTTcgtttaatttagttaaatgaTCTTCATTTGATACCAAGAAAGATATATTCAAGTTATGATTTGAAATTCTCATATTTAGGTTAAATAAGTTTAGAATATAATTAGAATCCTGTAAATTCTCAACCGATATACTTTTCTTCACATACTACTTTTCTTCACATACTACTGTCAGACGAAGGTGTGGTATTGCACTGAATCTGGGTATCAAACTTTAAGCCGTTCTATTTGTTTTACTatctatgttttcttttcacgTTGTTGGCATTGTTGGAACTTTGTGTAACCCATGACATTAGGTGTGAGATCAActtttgatataaataaaagtccGCTTGTGAAAAGTTAACCAATGGAAACATCGAATATTAAGAATAAGAATCACTCTTTTTCATGATGTTTTCTTAGAAACTAGCAACCATTTAAATGGTTGTGGGTCCAAAGTtgagaaaaaacaactttgtaacaaaataatcaaccatttataataaagaaaacacatTATTGAGATATACATTTATCGATCATtgtgtatattttttataaatataattttatatttaccaaattatattaatgaatatatgacaaaatatttgtgaaaGAATTTGGGGTTGTCAAGCGTCCTCCATCCCTTTTAATTACCTTCTCTCAACGTTTAAAGCTCCTTCATCTATTTGTAAATCTTTCgaaaagaagatgagagaGACTTCTTGAGGGAAGGCACTAATAGTTCTGGAGGATCACACTTAGTTAGGACGTGGGACCATGTTACTTTGCCTCTAAAAACAAAGGAGGGCTTGGCATTTGACAAAATCAGATTGATAAATGAAGCTCTTTTGACTAAATGGTTGTGGAGATATATCACAAAAAAAGATGGTTTGTGGAAGGATGTTATTGCCTCCAAATACGTTAAAGAGCCTTTgaaactttttcttcttaaaaaacattaatgcTATAATACTAGCGCAAAATCTCCATATGGTTTAACATTACCAAACTCTAGAACTTAATTCTTTCCGATACTAATTGGAAAATCTCTAGTGGAGGTAACACCCTTTTCTGGTATCAGAATTGGATTGGTATGGGTCTTTTATACCAGATGCAGCCGCGTTTCTTTGCTCTCACTGACAACAAAAGCTCATTACTGTTAAGGAAGAAGCTTGGTCTCCACCCAAATGCAATCTGGAAATTTTTTCCTTCCGTCAATTGAGGGATAGAAAGATTCTTGATTGAGATTTGGTCTCAGCTGCTTGGACACCCCTATATCTATAGAGGATACTGATATTGGGCAATGGTCTCTAACATTATTTTCTCTATTAAATCTCTAAAGTTCCATTCGGTTGATgctaaacaatattttataccCGTAGGCAATATTTGATCTACCACTCTGCCTAAAAAGTGTAAAGTTTTCATTTGGACCCTACTTAATAATAATGGACTAAATACTATTGAATAAATATCCAATTCGGAATCCTTCCGTGCACCTTAACCCAAGCTGGTGTATTCTATGCAAAAAAACCCAATCATAATCACTGAAACACCTTTTTCTGCAATGCTCTTATTCAACGTAGGTCTGGAGTTCTTTTTATGCTTTTCAGAAATCCTTGATTTGGTGACTAATCTTAACTCAATGTGGAATATTGATCCTTGTTAAATCCTCTTCGCATACTACATAGACAATATCGGCTAAAAGACTTATCAACAACGATCTCATTGGTGCCTCCTTCAATTTGAGGGATGACATCTTATACTTAATGGCCTCCTGATGCTCAAAatcttccatattttcttattatgatGGTATTTCAATTGCTCTTAATTGGAAGGCTTTCTCTAGCCTATCCTTTTAATTTGTTCCACTTGTTTGATCATTAAACTCTCTTTGTAtctcttatattttttaatttgttccaCTTGTTTGATCATTAAACACTCTTTGTATCTCttatatttttgaatgaaTTCCGGGACGTGACGAGGGTGCACCcttgatatttatttgttactgcaacctagttgagatgtatGAGTGCACCTTCGTTGTTCTTTCTCCCGTTTATTtgtaaggagaaaaaaaatttacaaatgtGACACATAATAATTGTGGATTGAAAGTTTCCCCCTTTGTTtacctatatatattaaattaaagattcTGACATTTAATTAAGACTATCAAGAATAAAAATCTTAAACTCTTAAAAGTTGTGTCACTCATATTCAATAGCCATGgaagtattttaaataaattaatattttctagatgatgatgattattaataatgaagaaaagaaattctaAAGCCAAATAAATTAACAACCAAAAGTTTCTCAGTAATAAAGAGAGTTTGAGAAAGCATATAGTTTAGATCGAGCCACATTATAGTTGAACGTTGTGTTTAAAGAAGACGTGTTATCACATGTACAGAGAGTATTTCAAGACCTTACTTCCAAGATACAACACCctacaaaaaaagaacttgTGTACAGCTAAGTAATCTTACGAATTTCTATTGGATTTGTGTGATCACAAAAGACCTCTTTGGAATTAACATCGAAGTTCTACGTTGATAATAAAAGCACAAGCTGATCTATGGTTATTTTggcaattaaattaaatatattgtattCTTGTTTTTATACATGTCTGTGCAGCAGCAGAAACTAAGAAGTTGATTTCTTAATATGTTTCAAACAACGTAATAACTTAATGATACATGACTTTATACATTGTCTTAAAAATACGTTAGGAATAAAATCATAAcacaaaattgtaaaagaatatcAATCCGAACTATGAAGGATTTCATATTTAGAATTTGCTGATGCACTTGTTCATAAAATGTTCTTAAAAAGTTGAATCTGTCTcatcttccaaaaaaaatttaactttaagaAATATGTGGGGATACAATTGGtggattaaataaaaaagtttatctCATTTTCCTCCAAATAATATTGATGACAATTTGAATGatattaattagataattttttttatcaaattgttGATGCAGTGGAAACAAGTATTATGGTCGAATCCGTttcctttattaattaagattaggATTGtgattagtttgtttttttattctctataaatagagtattTTATCTTTCTCTATTTCTAACTTTTATACATTAATAAACTTCATTAAATACACTAAGCGGAGAAgatatacaaatttaattgataatcattttaggaataataattaaggatttaaatctaattgctaaatttgtaactagaggtgaaatttaataaatgcCTCATGTTTTATTTAGGCCCAACTGGTGAGCAAACTGTATGACACTTCCAACACATACCATGGTTTGTAATAttgatcatatattaaaaataaaattcaatttataaaagtaataatatagCAAGGTATTGGAATATAATTAGAAGATTGATGTAACCACAATTATATATGTGGGAGTAGAGGACAAAAATGTACTTCCAACCTTATCCCATGATGACccattcaaatttgaaattttgagtagaaaaataattaataactacCACCAacttttcaagattcttttaaactttttgttgGGCGAAGCCTTATGCTTTCACTCAATAAAAACATACTATACATTAATTTAAGATGTATTCacttctacaccaaaattatctaaatgtttataaatataaggCTATATTACTATCTGATTTTGAACTATGAGATATGTTAAAAGTagatatatacaatttttaaaaataggtatGATTTGTTATAATTTCGTTTCAATCAATAGTGATAGactttaacatattttttttaatatgtttttaaaaatatagaaaaaaaggaatattagtgtataattataaagaaaaaattaatcattaattgttttaaaaaaagaacgtagccatttttatttcttgacaaaacaaaacatgtaGAGTTGGTGTAATTTCGTAGTGAAAGCAATGAAAATATGATTGAATtaaatcaatcattttcttttcttttcgagaaaggaaaaacactttcttttgcttttgcatttgcttttgctttacttttgcttttaatattgtttcttAATGCATGTCATCATCCCACTTTTGACTTTTATGCCATCTTATGGCTCCACTCCTAAAATCTTTCCTACGATTTAATTACTTCTCACGTTCAcatcttttcaaataaaagtatatcaattcttatgaaaaataatatccTCGTGTGTGACTGAGAATGAATATAGCAAGTTTATACTAAATGTTGGATCCAATATTATAGacttatgtatttataaagtcaataaatactaaattacataacttaattaaatgaattaagatttgatttatttCAACCTCTAAATtctaacattattattaattaattaagttaaataaatagatgTATGTGTTAGGACTATTTATACAATAGTGAAGTTGGAAGATTGAATCTCTCATCACTTGAAACAATTGAAAGATGATCATGTCAGTTACCTTTACCTTTAgctaagtttttattttatcatgttATGACCATTTAGTTATATATTCCTgttaaccaaaattatttaaaaatgaagtatCTTGTAACTAAAGAGTggtcttcaatttttaaattttaatttggttagaTATTATAAGGTTTATAGGTTTACTTCTAGTTAAATAAAATGCATTGCAACCTAATGCTGCaaagtataaatttttttaaaagaaaatcatgcATGCAATATAATGtgtaaaaacaataaagttgaGATATTTATGGACTACTTCGCATGAAGACTAGAAGAGCCATTTGAGACACATTGTTGCTATTGTCTTAACATATTAGTAATATTGACATAATGCATTCTTTCCTTTGCGAGGTCTGATTCAAACATACATGTAGCCCAACAAATAAAAAcccatatcataacttttatTGAAGAAACCAATATTAAAATGTATCAAGCTCTTCAAcattagggaaaaaaaaaaaaaaacaatatgagATGATGGCaatgataattaaaacaatttgcGTGGATTATTgggattaaaaagaaatctagAGGAGTAAGTGTTGTGAAAAATATCAATCCACAATGTAAACTgaagtaaacaaaaacaagtaatGGGAATAATGGCCATTGCCGTGACCATGGTTGGGATGGAGATATTAGCGTTGTGGTAGATCAAAAAGAAGGTAGAACTAAAAGCTACAGCCATGAACACAATGGAGATGAAGAGCGATGCGAGTCCAAACAGCAATTTCGAGGGCAGTGAGTGTAAGAAATCTTCTTCTGCATAGCGTGAAGTTAATATCGACAAGAACATTAAAATAGACGTAGAAGACGAAAACAAGGCAATTGCATCTGACACTACAAACATTGCAAACCAAAacttattttggaaaataggAGTTCCTGTATTATCATCATTGCCACCAGGAACTGTGAAGGCTGCAGCAAAAACTACAGTGGATATCAAAGTAGCGACCAGCATGCATGAGTTTGCTGTGTTTTTCATCCACTCTTCGCCCTCTTTACGTAGACGTTTGTGTTTTTCGGTGAATAATTGGCGCGGTGTCAACTTGGGTATAGATGGATCTGGATCGTTGGATTTCACTTCAAGTTGAGAAGGCAAAACTATCTTCTCCACTTCCTTCATTAATCAATTGAAATGTCATGTTgtatgagaaattaaatacaaataatctATCTAACAAGTTACAGGTAATTCTAATGCTCGTCCAAGATTTTGAGTTcgttttgtatttaattatttaagttgcaattagattcaaaatatttagcattcttagacttttttttaattaatgcaaATATAAGTCTTTAACAATTCTCGAGTTATATGacatttgttattattctatAATAATCGTGaacaaagtttatttaatttgaccCAGAAGgaatgaaataagaaaaagtttaaCAGATGGGAATGGTGTGTTTAATTAAGCTAAGTACATACCTTGAACCAAAGCATTTCACGTTGCATTTGAAGAGCAGCTCCTGATACTCTATTAAGATGGTTTGGAGCAGCTAGATTTCCAGCCAAATGCAGGATGCTATATTTTCCCTTGAAAGTTCTATATTTAGTTGAGAATTCATTGAGCTTACCAATCTCATTTATGAGATTAAACACATTCTCAAGTCGATTTTCAACAGCTACATGAAATATACTCTTACTATCGTCATTGTCGTCGTCACCCCATAAAATATCTGGAAATTCACAAATGAGCACAATCAAAAACTCAACATTACCTGCCCCTGCAGCATCATTCAGCAAACTTGTGGGATGTTTAATAAACTCGAGCATCTCTTTTTGTGGAAGCTCATATACAACATACCTCCATAGGAATTCAACTAATTGATGAGCCAATGTTTTGGTCACATCTTTATTACTATTGGAGGGCAAAATTAGAGAAgccaaaatttcattaataagtTTCCAAGGTGATATGAATAGTTTGGAATTAAATCTCCAAGAGTTGATGcgcattttcaaattttgtagcTGCTTTGTGCTATCCATGGCAGATGGTTTTCTGGCCAATACATGTAATGCAGTTTCATTATTGTTCTTGGTATCTTTCATTACCGCTAACTCCGgatatagtttcaaaatccACAAGCTTAAATCTGCAAAAAGAAGACataatcattaattaaaatgactTTAGAAAATGAGTGATGAGTATAACACTTTTAGATACTAACTTTTAGATACTAGAGGAGACGAACTAGGAGGTGCATGTTGGAAGCGTACAACAAACACCACAAATAGATAATTACCAAATAGAATacttaagaagaaaaaacaagctTTGTTAGAAGAATCTAACTTTTTTATGTGTATTCTACTCACACTTGGATAATTTAGATTACAACATTTCAATCCTATTTATAGGATTTTCATGAGCATAACTCATAccacaaacttatttatttaaagcattgtttaattttcaacatcCTCccttaaacatgtttttttaaaaaaaaaactccaagCGAACTTCTTAACTTGTTAAACACATTAACTTTGAGTGGCTTCGTGAAAATATCTGCAATTTGATCTTCAGTCTTCACATATTCAACATGAACCTCCTTCCTTGAAATGGAATCTCGGATGAAATGAAATCTAGTATCAATGTGTTTGCTACGATCATGGAACACAGGATGCTTTGCCAGAGCAATTGTTGACTTATCATCTTGCAAAATTCCAATTGtctttaacaaatttcttaACCAAACTGCATGACAAGCACATGAAGCTGCAGCAATGTATTCGGCTTCACAAGTGGATAATGTCACAATAGGTTGTTTCTTTGAACTCCAAGTAAATGCAGTATTACCAATGAAGAATACAAATCCACTAGTGCTCTTTCGATCATTAGTATCTCCAGCCCAGTCACTATCACAATAGCCTTCAAGCTTGAATTCTTTAgatgaagaataaaataacCCATAGTCAAGCGTATCTTTGAGGTAACGAAGAATTCTCTTTGCCACTTTCAAATGAGTAGTTGTAGGAGATTCCATAAATCGACCCACCAATCCAACACTGAAAAGAATATATGGTCGTGTGCAAGTTAAATATCTCAAACTCCCAaccaaacttttgaaatatgaatGATCAACATCTCCTTCTTCATATTTGGACAATTTGGTCCTCGTTTCAATCGGAGTTGTAACAGGCTTAGAATTAATATTAATCATATTGAACTTCTCTAGAATTTCTCTGGTATATTGTTCTTGAGAGATGAAAATACCTTCATTTGTTTGCTTCACCTCAATACCAAGATAATATGACATCAGCCCTATATCTgtcatttcaaattcttgggTCATCACCTTATTGAGATCTTCAAACATACTTGCAGGATTTCCTGTAAAAATTAAGTCATTCACGTACACacaaacaaccaaaatatCTCCATGATCATTAGTCTTAATATAAAGGGAGTGTTCATAAGGGCACCTCAAATACCCATTATCAAGGAAATATTTGTTGATTCTGCTATTCCACATTCTTGGTGCTTGTTTCAATCCGTATAATAccttcttcaattttagaaCTTTATCCTCTTGACCTTTCACAGAATAACCAAGAGGTTGTTCTAAGTAGACTTCTTCTTCTAGATATCCATTCAAAAATGCTGATTTGACATCCATATGAGAGATCTTCCAATTATTTTGAGCAACAATCGCAATTAACAATCTTATGGTTTCCAAACGAGCAATTGGAGCAAACACTTCATTGTAATCAATGCCTTTTCTTTGAGAATATCCTTTTGCAACGAATCTTGCTTTGTATCTCTCCAATtctcctttttcatttctttttatcttgaaCACTCATTTGACACCTACCGCTTTCTTTCCATTTGGAAGAGTAGAAAGTTCCCACgtatcattcttttttatagcTTTTATCTCTTCATCCATAGCAATCTTCCATTTGTCATTTTGCGaagctttttcaaaattcaaaggtTCACTTTTGATCTGGTATATGCACATAAGTCATACATTCAAATACTCTCAAATGAGCAATGGATGGTTTTCTTCCTATCCATGCTTGTTGAGGAGTTTTGTTCCACAAGCTTCTAGTAGGGGAACAATTTGACAAGTATATTGCACATTCAACAACTTGTGCCCAAAATTCTTTTGGTATCTTCTTGCTCTTCAACATGCTTCGTGCCATGTTAAATATTGTTCGATTCTTCCTCTCAACAaaaccattttgttgaggagtaaATGGAACTGTCATAGGTCGACGAATTCCATTTTCTGCACaaaattttttgaattcatttgaAGTGAATTCACCTCCCCTATCTGATCTCAATGCTTTTATGTAATAaccactttctttttcaacaagAGCTTTAAATCTCTTGAACATGCCAAATACTTCTGATTTCTCTTTGACAAAATAAATCCAAGTTTTTCGGCTGAaatcatcaataaataataagaaataattattcttaCCGAAAGAACTTGGTTTGATCGGTCCACAAAGATCAATGTGAACCAACTCTAGTGGTCTCCTTGCTTTCCAAGATGATTCTTGTGGAAAACTCTTCCTTGATTGTTTGCCATAAAGACAACCTTCACAAAATTGGTCTAGATGTTTAACATATGGCAACCCTTTCACCATGTTCTTCTTGGCTAATAGTCTCAAGccatcaaagtttaaatgCCCAAATCTCAAGTGCCAAATCCAGTTTGGATCTTTCAAACATGACTTTAAACATTTCGCTACATCAGTTTGAATGTTCAATAA
This genomic interval carries:
- the LOC101215460 gene encoding uncharacterized protein LOC101215460, whose translation is MEQQRVEVVVEHNFISPPSYTVDDAESEPTSAAHLSNCTTQEISRTIVSDYELDSDPMEKNRAETSRRLLLYKSALKGDWKRAELVLNDYPHYVRCAITRNKETVLHVAAGAKQSVFVEELVSRMTRKDMALRDKYGNTALCFAATSRIVKIAKLMVEKNHELPLIRTFREGTPLLIAVSYKSRDMISYLLSVTDLSQLTAQERIELLIATIHSDFLDLSLWILKLYPELAVMKDTKNNNETALHVLARKPSAMDSTKQLQNLKMRINSWRFNSKLFISPWKLINEILASLILPSNSNKDVTKTLAHQLVEFLWRYVVYELPQKEMLEFIKHPTSLLNDAAGAGNVEFLIVLICEFPDILWGDDDNDDSKSIFHVAVENRLENVFNLINEIGKLNEFSTKYRTFKGKYSILHLAGNLAAPNHLNRVSGAALQMQREMLWFKEVEKIVLPSQLEVKSNDPDPSIPKLTPRQLFTEKHKRLRKEGEEWMKNTANSCMLVATLISTVVFAAAFTVPGGNDDNTGTPIFQNKFWFAMFVVSDAIALFSSSTSILMFLSILTSRYAEEDFLHSLPSKLLFGLASLFISIVFMAVAFSSTFFLIYHNANISIPTMVTAMAIIPITCFCLLQFTLWIDIFHNTYSSRFLFNPNNPRKLF